From the Candidatus Paracaedimonas acanthamoebae genome, one window contains:
- a CDS encoding tetratricopeptide repeat protein: MTLQTLSNGGRAKIYSVNNYYRAFESYIKASYKELDFENFFISSNVDFTQISEKRNSFSSRSINGLFLDFYRKQKYWFFTLLFLLLILFWALKTNFLHTMTMEQEHSQNLKKEEINLIRSDLIIPTESSLLHRPELLTKIDDKLKGKSEIKTIALVGTGGTGKTTLARQYARLQKAKVIWEINAESVETLKTSFENLALALAEKEEDKIILRKIQQHKDPSEREEKIILFVKKQLHSSENWILIYDNVESFEDIQKHFPHDSITWGKGIVILTTSNSNIQHNTHIDNILQIGELSSSQKLALFIKIMSHRDEHVFTSTETEEAKKFLEEIPPFPLDISIAAYYLKSTNASYNIYLDNIKKCNENFVHMQENLLKEVGNYRKTRYSIVSICLESLLRSHKDFKDILLFICLLDSQNIPIDLLLRCKNNVIIDNFIYNLKKYSLIITPSFNLLKTTIRTCSIHRSIQEISRTYLLQVLNLKNSAQLLEFISDTLKKYMADSIEKRDFLRMELLVSHCKHFLNHEYLLTSNTMGSLKVTLGRVYYYLGYYMQAKKIIEESLNKIDSKNYLILSQALTYLGNIYVELGDFEKAKDLLEKNLKIHQGYFPENNIDVARIMACLGNAYRQLALYEKAKYFLEKSLMIYQKYYPENFLEMAEILEYLGNFHRYSKNYSQAKFFLEKCLKIYENKFPENLMDLACTKIYLGNVYKELKEYERAEILIKEGVEIYEKNFPERRIDIAWGLAYLGDLYKHAGKFEKAKHILEKSVEMHQHVFGNNNARTAWALNFLGDVYKEQKNYQQAETNFQKIFAIYEKNYGKNNIETAQIIMKLIQIYLLQGKITSAESYISNSLESLKKYQIRDILVALEDLSDLLSKKSLSSIHEGNFSQAKKFKMQAISYLEQVLSITQEYFPENSQLIIKIQSKLKNFVASTKGV, encoded by the coding sequence GTGACTCTTCAAACATTATCCAATGGAGGCCGCGCTAAAATATATTCAGTCAACAATTACTATCGTGCTTTTGAATCTTACATAAAAGCGTCATACAAAGAGCTTGATTTTGAGAATTTTTTTATCTCTTCTAATGTTGATTTCACTCAAATTTCAGAAAAAAGAAATTCATTTTCATCCAGAAGTATAAATGGCTTATTTTTGGATTTTTATCGAAAGCAGAAATATTGGTTTTTTACATTACTTTTCCTTTTATTAATTCTATTTTGGGCCTTAAAAACCAACTTTTTACATACTATGACTATGGAACAAGAACACTCACAAAACTTAAAGAAAGAAGAAATAAATCTTATTCGATCAGATTTGATTATCCCAACTGAATCATCTCTTCTTCATAGACCTGAGTTACTCACTAAAATAGATGATAAACTTAAGGGGAAAAGTGAAATTAAAACTATCGCTTTAGTAGGGACAGGAGGAACAGGAAAAACGACGCTTGCTCGTCAATATGCGCGCCTTCAAAAAGCTAAAGTGATTTGGGAAATTAATGCTGAATCAGTTGAAACCCTAAAAACTTCTTTTGAAAATTTAGCCCTAGCTCTGGCTGAAAAAGAGGAAGATAAAATAATTTTAAGAAAAATCCAACAACACAAAGACCCATCAGAAAGAGAAGAAAAAATTATCTTGTTTGTAAAAAAACAACTGCATTCGTCTGAAAATTGGATACTTATATATGATAACGTAGAAAGTTTTGAAGATATTCAAAAACATTTTCCACATGATTCAATAACATGGGGAAAAGGAATCGTTATTTTAACAACGTCTAATAGTAATATTCAACATAATACACATATTGATAATATCCTTCAAATTGGAGAGCTAAGTTCAAGTCAGAAGCTTGCACTCTTTATAAAAATCATGTCTCATAGGGATGAGCACGTGTTTACATCTACAGAAACTGAAGAAGCAAAGAAATTTTTGGAAGAAATTCCTCCTTTCCCTCTGGATATCTCAATTGCAGCATATTACTTAAAGTCAACTAATGCTTCATATAATATATATTTAGATAATATAAAAAAATGTAATGAAAATTTCGTACATATGCAAGAAAATCTTTTAAAAGAAGTTGGAAATTACAGAAAAACACGATATAGCATTGTAAGTATATGCTTAGAAAGCCTTTTACGTTCTCATAAAGATTTCAAAGATATTTTATTATTTATATGCCTTCTTGACTCTCAAAACATCCCTATAGATTTACTTCTTCGATGTAAAAATAATGTTATCATAGATAATTTTATATATAATTTAAAAAAATACTCTCTAATTATAACCCCATCATTTAATCTTTTGAAGACTACTATTCGAACTTGCTCGATTCATCGCAGTATACAAGAAATTAGTCGAACTTACCTTTTACAAGTATTAAACTTAAAAAATAGCGCTCAATTACTTGAATTTATCTCAGATACTTTAAAAAAATATATGGCCGATTCCATAGAAAAAAGAGATTTCTTGAGAATGGAACTTTTAGTAAGCCACTGCAAACACTTTTTAAACCATGAATATCTTTTAACTAGCAATACTATGGGATCTTTAAAAGTTACATTGGGGAGGGTTTATTACTATTTAGGTTACTATATGCAAGCAAAAAAAATTATTGAAGAAAGTCTAAATAAAATTGATAGCAAAAATTATCTTATACTTAGTCAAGCCTTAACATATTTAGGAAATATCTATGTAGAATTAGGTGATTTCGAAAAAGCTAAAGACCTCCTTGAAAAAAATCTAAAAATTCATCAAGGATATTTTCCTGAAAATAATATTGATGTGGCACGTATTATGGCATGCCTAGGGAATGCCTACAGACAACTAGCACTGTATGAAAAAGCAAAATATTTTCTTGAAAAAAGCCTTATGATTTATCAAAAATACTATCCTGAAAACTTTCTCGAAATGGCAGAGATTTTAGAATACTTAGGAAACTTTCATAGATATTCAAAAAATTACTCCCAAGCAAAATTCTTTTTAGAAAAATGTCTAAAAATCTATGAGAATAAATTTCCTGAAAATCTTATGGATCTCGCTTGTACTAAGATATACTTAGGCAATGTTTATAAGGAGCTAAAAGAATATGAAAGAGCTGAAATCTTAATTAAAGAAGGTGTTGAAATTTACGAGAAAAATTTTCCTGAGAGACGCATTGATATTGCTTGGGGGTTAGCTTATTTAGGAGATCTCTATAAGCATGCAGGAAAATTTGAGAAAGCAAAGCATATTCTTGAAAAAAGCGTGGAAATGCATCAGCACGTATTTGGAAATAATAATGCTAGAACCGCTTGGGCTTTAAATTTTCTAGGAGATGTTTATAAAGAACAAAAAAATTATCAACAAGCAGAAACCAATTTTCAAAAAATATTCGCCATTTATGAAAAAAATTATGGTAAAAATAATATCGAAACTGCGCAAATCATAATGAAGCTTATACAAATATATTTATTACAAGGAAAAATAACATCCGCAGAAAGCTATATTAGTAACTCATTAGAGTCATTAAAAAAATACCAAATACGCGATATATTAGTAGCTTTAGAAGATTTATCAGACCTACTTTCAAAAAAATCTTTGTCTAGCATACATGAAGGAAACTTTTCTCAAGCTAAAAAATTTAAAATGCAGGCTATTAGCTACTTAGAACAAGTTTTGAGTATTACACAAGAATATTTTCCTGAAAACTCTCAACTTATAATAAAGATTCAATCTAAACTCAAAAATTTTGTTGCTTCTACAAAAGGAGTTTAA
- a CDS encoding 4'-phosphopantetheinyl transferase superfamily protein, which yields MLLPSNEIHIWSACLLENEPNIPYFLSTLSKDEYHKARNFKFQKDQQGFIISRGILRCLLGRYLNEEPQRIEILYNLWGKPSLSSTHSLHFNLSHSKKYAIYAFTRSYELGVDLEYIDSTLNIEDLAFTILSPQERLYWEKVAPEKKIHAFFKLWVLKESLLKASGKGWLSDEKVLSLATLKTLNIFTAHNIVNEKGIFLYYFETIPGYASALCTKGPRLYPSHYTWEFHKST from the coding sequence TTGTTACTTCCATCTAATGAAATTCATATCTGGTCCGCTTGTCTTTTAGAAAATGAGCCAAATATACCTTATTTTTTATCTACTCTTTCTAAAGATGAATACCACAAAGCAAGAAACTTTAAATTTCAGAAAGATCAACAGGGTTTCATTATTTCGCGCGGCATTTTGCGGTGTTTACTTGGAAGATATTTGAATGAAGAACCTCAGCGCATAGAAATACTCTATAACTTGTGGGGAAAGCCTTCTCTTTCATCTACACACTCCTTGCATTTTAATCTTTCACATTCAAAAAAGTACGCTATATACGCTTTTACACGTTCTTATGAACTAGGTGTAGATTTAGAATACATAGATTCTACACTTAATATAGAAGATCTGGCATTCACTATTCTATCACCTCAAGAGCGTCTCTATTGGGAAAAGGTTGCTCCAGAAAAAAAGATACATGCTTTCTTTAAGCTCTGGGTTCTCAAAGAATCTCTTTTAAAAGCTTCTGGAAAAGGATGGTTAAGTGATGAAAAAGTCCTTTCTCTCGCCACTTTAAAAACCTTAAACATTTTTACCGCTCATAATATCGTAAATGAAAAGGGAATTTTTTTGTATTATTTTGAAACTATTCCTGGGTATGCTAGCGCTCTATGCACTAAAGGCCCCCGTCTATATCCTTCGCATTATACTTGGGAGTTTCATAAATCAACTTAA
- a CDS encoding MbtH family NRPS accessory protein yields the protein MELMFKHCKSWQVVISLEGSYSIWPTDKIIPLGWLNGGKISTKVECLSYIKEVWVGCEYAAKGKRK from the coding sequence ATGGAGCTTATGTTTAAGCATTGCAAATCGTGGCAAGTTGTTATTAGCTTAGAAGGTTCATATTCTATTTGGCCAACTGATAAAATTATACCCTTAGGATGGTTAAATGGGGGCAAGATTAGCACTAAAGTAGAATGTTTAAGCTATATAAAGGAAGTGTGGGTTGGTTGCGAATATGCAGCTAAAGGTAAGAGAAAGTAA
- a CDS encoding tyrosine-type recombinase/integrase yields MDNVNSVIGKTMQKVNKCKLTKRVVESAQPDSINRIVLWDNEITGFCLRVYPSGKKTYFLQYRNRNKITRKIKIGTHGQITTEHAREQAYKLVLSINLGEDPSIQSPLKSTFRTFKDLTKEYLESHSKIKKTPKGYKEDLYFLNEIILRRYGHLNIESITSLDLQKLHAEMKKTPYKANKLRDLLSKMFNLAIHWGWRSDNPVKAVEKYKEYKRYRWLNDSEIQILWHILDQYHNQNIANAIRLLLLTGSRRNEVLHATWDQFDLEKGIWTKPAHTTKQRRMEHLPLSTTAIKILKRMKKQSDSNFLFPGKVPNKPIQEIKKAWQTIRENAEIPDARLHDLRHTHASHLVSSGLSLSIVGKLLGHTQASTTQRYAHLADEPLRKATSIFGNKIESLISKTSNI; encoded by the coding sequence ATGGATAATGTTAACTCTGTCATAGGTAAAACGATGCAAAAAGTGAATAAATGTAAACTTACAAAAAGAGTTGTTGAGAGCGCCCAACCTGATTCAATAAATCGGATTGTACTCTGGGATAACGAAATTACCGGTTTTTGCTTAAGAGTTTATCCTTCCGGTAAGAAGACTTATTTTCTACAATATAGAAATAGGAACAAAATCACCCGAAAAATTAAAATTGGCACTCATGGACAAATAACAACAGAACATGCACGAGAACAAGCCTATAAGTTAGTATTAAGTATCAATTTAGGAGAAGACCCATCAATCCAATCACCTTTAAAAAGCACCTTCAGAACTTTCAAAGATTTAACTAAAGAATATTTAGAATCTCACTCAAAAATTAAGAAGACTCCAAAAGGCTATAAGGAAGATCTATATTTTTTAAATGAAATTATTTTGAGAAGATATGGCCACCTGAATATTGAATCAATCACATCATTAGACCTCCAAAAACTTCATGCTGAGATGAAGAAAACTCCTTATAAAGCCAACAAGCTTAGAGATTTACTAAGCAAGATGTTTAACTTAGCTATACACTGGGGATGGAGATCTGATAACCCAGTTAAAGCCGTTGAGAAATATAAAGAGTATAAAAGATACAGATGGTTAAATGATTCCGAAATACAAATTCTATGGCATATTTTAGATCAATATCACAATCAAAACATAGCAAATGCTATTCGACTTTTGTTGTTAACAGGGTCACGACGAAATGAAGTTTTACATGCTACATGGGATCAATTTGATCTAGAAAAAGGAATATGGACAAAACCAGCCCATACAACAAAACAGAGAAGAATGGAGCATCTTCCTCTTTCTACTACTGCAATAAAAATTCTTAAGCGCATGAAAAAACAATCAGACTCTAATTTCCTGTTCCCTGGAAAAGTTCCCAATAAGCCAATTCAAGAAATTAAAAAGGCATGGCAAACGATAAGGGAAAACGCTGAAATTCCTGATGCACGTCTTCATGATTTGCGACATACACATGCCTCTCATTTGGTATCCAGTGGCTTGAGTTTAAGTATAGTTGGCAAGCTTTTAGGCCATACACAAGCTTCTACTACACAAAGGTATGCTCATTTAGCAGATGAGCCCTTAAGAAAAGCAACAAGCATATTTGGAAATAAGATCGAAAGCCTTATTTCAAAAACATCCAATATTTAA
- a CDS encoding ABC transporter ATP-binding protein, with the protein MLIPKTLCAFLWHFIQKERINFCLILGCVIFWAINESFFPYFIKILVNKVETLDRFDPEIWLKLTGPIFFIAISWIMMEVGMRLQGYMIYKVMPRFRAAIRDEVFEYTRQHDHTFFANNFAGAIANKISDLPRASEEIILTFVYNLLSTTLAFLISLLILGQVNWFFSALLAGYYFLIVSVTILFQPLIDKTSQAHAESIVRLNGQIVDILSNIISVRLFARGTHERKYLKKFQDEEILKSEEAGFINELLNFFRGILCLLFILGMVWGLVHGWRKGWVTIGDFSLITITSFNLLGMIWHMTYNMNQLFKDIGTIRAALSLITQQHTIRDHIKAKSLEVFQGEICFENVTFNYLRNENLFKNQNLVIKAGQKIGLVGFSGSGKTTFVNLILRFFELNGGRISIDDQDISKVTQESLRANIAMIPQEPALFHRTLLENIRYGHLRASEEDVIKVAKRAHCHEFIIKLEQGYQTMVGERGINLSGGQRQRIAIARAMLKNAPILILDEATSALDSNTEQHIQASLKELMEGRTTIIIAHRLSTLVDMDRILVFNQGQIVEDGTQEELLQRGGHFAKLYALQRGGLLPEKAKFS; encoded by the coding sequence ATGTTAATACCAAAAACTTTATGTGCATTTCTGTGGCATTTTATCCAAAAAGAAAGAATTAATTTTTGTTTAATTCTTGGTTGTGTGATTTTTTGGGCAATCAATGAGTCTTTTTTTCCTTATTTTATAAAAATACTCGTAAATAAAGTTGAAACACTTGATCGTTTTGATCCAGAAATATGGCTGAAGTTAACAGGCCCCATCTTCTTTATTGCTATATCGTGGATTATGATGGAAGTTGGTATGCGGCTTCAAGGTTATATGATTTATAAAGTAATGCCACGTTTTCGAGCCGCAATTCGAGATGAAGTCTTTGAATATACGCGTCAGCATGATCACACATTTTTTGCAAATAATTTTGCGGGTGCGATTGCCAACAAAATTAGCGACCTTCCGCGCGCTTCGGAAGAGATTATTCTAACTTTTGTTTATAATTTATTGAGTACGACACTTGCCTTCTTAATATCTTTACTCATTTTAGGGCAGGTAAATTGGTTTTTTTCAGCTTTATTGGCAGGATATTATTTCTTAATTGTGAGTGTCACAATTCTTTTTCAGCCTTTAATTGATAAGACATCGCAAGCCCATGCTGAATCAATTGTTCGATTAAATGGGCAGATTGTAGATATTTTGAGTAATATTATAAGTGTTCGCTTGTTTGCACGTGGAACTCATGAAAGAAAATATTTAAAGAAGTTTCAAGATGAAGAAATTCTTAAATCTGAGGAAGCCGGATTTATCAATGAACTACTAAATTTTTTTCGAGGAATTTTATGTCTATTATTCATTCTGGGAATGGTCTGGGGGCTTGTACATGGGTGGCGTAAAGGGTGGGTTACTATCGGTGATTTTTCCTTAATTACAATCACGTCATTTAACCTTTTGGGAATGATTTGGCATATGACCTATAATATGAACCAACTTTTCAAAGATATAGGGACAATTCGTGCTGCGCTTTCTCTTATCACTCAACAGCATACGATTAGAGATCACATAAAAGCAAAGAGCTTAGAAGTTTTTCAGGGTGAGATTTGTTTTGAAAATGTGACATTTAACTATCTACGAAATGAAAATCTTTTTAAAAATCAAAATCTGGTGATTAAAGCAGGGCAAAAAATTGGTCTCGTTGGTTTTTCTGGTTCTGGAAAAACGACGTTTGTTAATTTAATACTGCGCTTCTTTGAGCTTAATGGAGGAAGAATTTCTATTGATGATCAAGATATTTCAAAGGTGACCCAAGAGTCTTTAAGAGCCAATATAGCGATGATTCCTCAAGAACCTGCCTTATTCCATCGAACTCTTTTAGAGAACATCCGTTATGGGCACCTTAGAGCAAGCGAAGAGGATGTTATTAAAGTCGCAAAACGAGCCCACTGTCATGAGTTTATTATAAAATTAGAGCAGGGATATCAAACAATGGTGGGAGAGAGAGGGATCAATCTTTCTGGCGGACAACGGCAACGTATTGCGATTGCCCGCGCGATGCTCAAAAATGCTCCAATTTTAATTCTTGATGAAGCAACTTCTGCGCTTGATTCTAATACTGAACAGCATATCCAAGCAAGCCTCAAAGAACTGATGGAAGGAAGGACGACGATCATCATTGCTCATCGTTTATCGACTCTCGTAGATATGGATCGTATCCTCGTTTTCAATCAAGGGCAGATTGTTGAAGATGGTACACAAGAGGAGCTTTTACAAAGAGGTGGACACTTTGCGAAGCTTTATGCTCTTCAAAGGGGAGGATTATTACCAGAAAAAGCAAAATTTTCTTGA
- a CDS encoding M48 family metallopeptidase, with protein sequence MVFMWPSLQSTPDKFTFRLTHQVVKICVMPLARVRKATLRYDLQNQEFKIRVPLHYEKAAVEGFLREAQKWMEKQILQAPQLIPIYKCRKVFIMGNEVELKYHASRRTSFLMTDDKLHIMGPIPNFGPALEKWFKQMILEYFQVKSNHYSILLGVKVKKVGIRETRSRWGSCSAHGSLSYNWRLIFAPKEVIDYVIAHEVAHLQEMNHSIKFWRLVAQLHPKSQEARHWLKKNGSELFKLQFHE encoded by the coding sequence ATGGTTTTTATGTGGCCTTCCCTTCAGAGTACTCCGGACAAATTTACATTCCGGTTAACACATCAAGTAGTCAAAATCTGCGTCATGCCATTAGCGCGCGTTAGAAAAGCAACTTTGCGCTATGATTTGCAAAATCAAGAATTTAAAATTCGAGTCCCCCTACACTATGAAAAAGCTGCTGTGGAAGGTTTTTTGAGAGAAGCTCAAAAATGGATGGAAAAGCAAATTTTACAAGCGCCTCAACTTATCCCTATTTACAAGTGTCGGAAAGTTTTTATCATGGGAAATGAAGTCGAGCTTAAATATCATGCAAGTCGACGGACGAGTTTCTTAATGACAGATGATAAGCTTCACATTATGGGGCCAATACCTAATTTTGGACCTGCATTAGAAAAATGGTTTAAGCAAATGATACTGGAATATTTTCAGGTTAAAAGTAACCATTATAGTATTCTTCTTGGAGTTAAGGTTAAGAAAGTCGGGATTCGGGAAACTAGAAGTAGATGGGGAAGTTGCTCAGCTCATGGTTCGCTATCTTATAATTGGCGCCTTATTTTTGCTCCAAAAGAAGTCATAGATTATGTTATTGCGCATGAAGTCGCTCATCTTCAAGAAATGAATCATAGTATCAAATTTTGGCGCTTGGTCGCTCAGTTACATCCAAAGTCTCAAGAAGCACGACATTGGCTTAAAAAAAATGGATCAGAGCTCTTCAAACTACAATTTCATGAATGA
- the raiA gene encoding ribosome-associated translation inhibitor RaiA has product MKLTITGRHVEISTAFHTRVEENLNEFNETYHIDPVEAIITLAKENNLFTCHLTLHLGKNMTLRCHAEGIEAYQCFDNTLALLVNRLRRHKKRVADYHKQRDGHEQIADTLPYFVLNGQGTEEIDNEEQSSIIIAEQKKEVPSLTVGDAVMHLDLSNENAMVFRNKNHGKINFIYRRSDGNIGWIDVLN; this is encoded by the coding sequence ATGAAACTAACAATTACAGGGCGTCATGTCGAAATTTCAACAGCTTTTCACACGAGAGTTGAAGAAAACCTTAATGAATTTAATGAAACATATCATATTGATCCCGTTGAAGCCATTATAACTCTTGCAAAGGAAAACAATCTCTTTACTTGCCACCTTACGCTTCACTTAGGAAAAAACATGACTCTACGTTGTCATGCTGAAGGAATCGAAGCCTACCAATGTTTTGATAATACTCTTGCATTACTTGTCAATCGCTTAAGAAGACATAAAAAGCGGGTTGCTGACTATCATAAACAACGTGATGGTCACGAACAAATCGCTGATACGCTTCCTTACTTTGTCTTGAATGGACAAGGAACAGAAGAAATTGATAATGAAGAACAATCTTCAATTATTATTGCTGAACAAAAAAAAGAAGTTCCATCTTTAACAGTTGGTGATGCTGTCATGCACCTTGATCTCAGCAATGAAAATGCAATGGTTTTCCGAAATAAAAATCATGGGAAAATTAATTTCATTTACCGGCGCTCTGATGGCAATATCGGCTGGATTGATGTTTTGAATTAA
- a CDS encoding peptide MFS transporter — protein sequence MNKVLAEDPKLLGTSQPQALYILFFAELWERFSFYGMRALLVLYMTSELLFQDTKAFDVYGIYTALVYAAPVICGYLADNYLGNRKAIYLGGIIIILGHFCLALPFQKSLFYGLAFIIVGTGFFKANVTSLLGQFYEKMDARRDAGFTLFYMGINLGACLAPLVCGYVGKVFGWHYGFGIAGVGMLFGMLVLLKGSDKLGSKGNPPSKTILKKPLGFGFTPYRLIVIGSFVSVGLFSLCLHYYHVMSHFLNIFGVLTLIWVFSIAYRCNAEERKSIFTLLIMLLFFMAFWAGFEQAGSSINFFTDRHVNRYIFGWEVPAPWFLSIPPFFVITMAPLISAIWVKLGKRKLEPLPPTKFGLGLLQGGIGFGCLLIGIKTADAQGITSPLWLILAYFFHASGELNLSPVGLSMVTKLSPPRFVSFFMGILFLSVAFGNYLAAFFAKIFSVPKSPLPANDKLGSLISFSGTFEFLIYFLIGASIIMFLISPFMRKTFEKHQ from the coding sequence ATGAACAAAGTGCTCGCAGAAGACCCAAAACTATTGGGAACTTCACAACCGCAAGCGTTGTACATACTCTTCTTTGCTGAATTATGGGAACGTTTCAGCTTTTATGGAATGAGGGCCCTTCTAGTTCTCTACATGACATCTGAACTTCTTTTTCAAGATACAAAAGCATTTGATGTGTATGGCATTTATACTGCTCTCGTTTATGCAGCTCCTGTCATTTGTGGCTACCTTGCCGATAATTACTTGGGAAATCGTAAGGCTATTTATTTGGGTGGTATTATCATTATACTTGGTCATTTTTGCCTGGCCTTGCCTTTCCAAAAATCATTATTCTATGGCCTTGCTTTTATTATTGTTGGAACAGGATTTTTTAAAGCTAATGTTACCAGCCTCTTGGGACAATTTTATGAAAAGATGGATGCTCGTCGTGACGCCGGTTTTACACTCTTTTATATGGGAATTAATTTAGGCGCCTGCCTTGCGCCATTGGTGTGCGGATACGTTGGAAAAGTATTTGGGTGGCATTATGGTTTTGGAATAGCCGGTGTCGGAATGCTTTTCGGAATGCTTGTACTTCTGAAAGGAAGCGATAAACTAGGCAGCAAAGGAAATCCTCCTTCCAAAACAATCTTAAAGAAACCTCTAGGATTTGGTTTCACACCCTACCGACTTATTGTAATTGGGTCCTTTGTGAGTGTCGGCCTTTTTAGTCTATGCCTCCATTATTATCATGTGATGAGTCACTTTTTAAATATTTTTGGGGTCTTAACACTTATTTGGGTGTTCAGCATTGCGTATCGTTGCAATGCAGAGGAACGAAAATCTATTTTTACACTTCTTATTATGCTTCTCTTTTTTATGGCCTTTTGGGCAGGCTTTGAACAAGCTGGGAGCTCTATCAATTTCTTTACTGACCGCCATGTCAACCGTTATATTTTTGGATGGGAAGTCCCTGCACCTTGGTTCCTCTCAATACCCCCCTTTTTCGTCATTACGATGGCACCTCTTATCTCAGCCATTTGGGTAAAACTGGGCAAAAGAAAACTTGAACCACTCCCTCCCACAAAATTTGGATTAGGTCTTCTTCAAGGAGGTATTGGGTTCGGATGTCTCTTAATCGGAATAAAAACAGCTGATGCGCAAGGTATAACATCCCCGCTTTGGCTCATTCTTGCCTACTTCTTCCATGCCTCAGGAGAACTAAACCTTTCTCCTGTGGGTCTCTCTATGGTAACAAAACTTTCACCTCCCCGCTTCGTTAGTTTTTTTATGGGTATTCTTTTTCTTTCCGTGGCTTTTGGAAATTATTTAGCCGCCTTTTTCGCAAAGATCTTCAGTGTCCCCAAGTCTCCTCTTCCTGCAAACGATAAATTAGGATCCTTAATTTCTTTTTCAGGAACTTTTGAATTCCTTATTTATTTTCTCATAGGCGCTAGCATTATCATGTTTTTAATCTCACCTTTCATGCGGAAAACCTTCGAAAAACACCAGTAA